From Streptomyces sp. GSL17-111, one genomic window encodes:
- the obgE gene encoding GTPase ObgE, which translates to MTTFVDRVELHVAAGNGGHGCASVHREKFKPLGGPDGGNGGRGGDVVLVVDQSVTTLLEYHHSPHRKATNGKPGAGGHRMGANGEDLVLPVPDGTVVLDKRGNVLADLVGEGTSFVAGEGGRGGLGNAALASARRKAPGFALLGVPGEARDIVLELKTVADVALVGYPSAGKSSLIAVLSAAKPKIADYPFTTLVPNLGVVTAGSSVYTVADVPGLIPGASEGKGLGLEFLRHVERCAVLVHVLDTATLESDRDPLSDLDVIEAELAQYGRGLDDRPRLVVLNKVDIPDGQELAAMVRPDLEGRGYRVFEVSALSRQGLKELSFALAGIVEEARAARPPQEATRIVIRPQAVDDAGFTVTREAESLFRVRGEKPERWVRQTDFNNDEAVGYLADRLNRLGVEEELLKAGAREGDGVAIGAEDDAVVFDWEPTVMAGAEMLGRRGEDHRMDGVRPAAQRRRDRDAERDESQQEYDAFDPFD; encoded by the coding sequence ATGACCACCTTCGTGGACCGCGTCGAGCTGCACGTCGCCGCGGGTAACGGGGGCCACGGCTGTGCCTCCGTGCACCGGGAGAAGTTCAAACCGCTCGGTGGCCCGGACGGCGGGAACGGCGGCCGGGGCGGGGACGTCGTCCTCGTCGTGGACCAGAGCGTGACCACCCTCCTGGAGTACCACCACAGCCCGCACCGCAAGGCCACCAACGGCAAGCCGGGCGCCGGCGGCCACCGCATGGGCGCGAACGGCGAGGACCTGGTGCTGCCCGTGCCGGACGGCACCGTGGTGCTGGACAAGCGGGGCAACGTGCTGGCCGACCTCGTCGGCGAGGGCACGAGCTTCGTCGCCGGTGAGGGCGGCCGGGGCGGGCTGGGCAACGCGGCCCTGGCGTCCGCTCGGCGCAAGGCGCCGGGCTTCGCGCTGCTGGGCGTGCCCGGTGAGGCGCGCGACATCGTGCTGGAGTTGAAGACGGTCGCCGACGTGGCGCTCGTCGGTTACCCGTCGGCGGGCAAGTCCTCGCTGATCGCCGTGCTCTCGGCCGCCAAGCCGAAGATCGCCGACTACCCGTTCACCACGCTCGTGCCGAACCTCGGTGTGGTCACGGCCGGGTCCAGCGTCTACACGGTGGCCGACGTGCCGGGGCTGATCCCGGGGGCGAGCGAGGGCAAGGGCCTGGGGCTGGAGTTCCTGCGGCACGTCGAGCGCTGCGCCGTCCTCGTGCACGTCCTGGACACCGCGACGCTGGAGTCCGACCGCGACCCGCTCTCCGACCTGGACGTCATCGAGGCGGAGCTGGCGCAGTACGGGCGGGGCCTGGACGACCGGCCCCGGCTGGTCGTGCTCAACAAGGTCGACATCCCCGACGGCCAGGAGCTCGCCGCGATGGTCCGCCCCGACCTGGAGGGGCGCGGCTACCGCGTCTTCGAGGTGTCGGCGCTCAGCCGTCAGGGGCTCAAGGAGCTGTCGTTCGCGCTGGCCGGCATCGTCGAGGAGGCCCGGGCCGCGCGTCCCCCGCAGGAGGCCACCCGGATCGTCATCCGCCCGCAGGCGGTCGACGACGCGGGCTTCACCGTCACCCGCGAGGCGGAGAGCCTCTTCCGGGTGCGCGGCGAGAAGCCCGAACGCTGGGTGCGGCAGACCGACTTCAACAACGACGAGGCCGTCGGCTATCTCGCCGACCGGCTGAACCGCCTCGGTGTCGAGGAGGAGCTGCTGAAGGCCGGTGCCCGCGAGGGGGACGGCGTCGCCATCGGGGCCGAGGACGACGCCGTCGTGTTCGACTGGGAGCCGACGGTCATGGCCGGTGCGGAGATGCTGGGTCGCCGGGGCGAGGACCACCGCATGGACGGCGTCCGGCCCGCCGCCCAGCGTCGCCGTGACCGCGACGCCGAGCGGGACGAGAGCCAGCAGGAGTACGACGCCTTCGACCCCTTCGACTGA
- the rpmA gene encoding 50S ribosomal protein L27 has translation MAHKKGASSTRNGRDSNAKRLGVKRFGGQVVSAGEILIRQRGTHFHPGAGVGRGGDDTLFALAAGSVQFGTARGRKVVNIVPVAE, from the coding sequence ATGGCACACAAGAAGGGCGCATCGTCCACCCGGAACGGTCGTGACTCCAACGCGAAGCGCCTCGGCGTGAAGCGTTTCGGCGGTCAGGTCGTGAGCGCGGGCGAGATCCTCATCCGTCAGCGCGGCACCCACTTCCACCCGGGCGCGGGCGTCGGCCGCGGCGGCGACGACACGCTGTTCGCGCTGGCCGCCGGCTCCGTGCAGTTCGGCACGGCCCGTGGCCGCAAGGTCGTCAACATCGTGCCGGTCGCCGAGTAA
- the rplU gene encoding 50S ribosomal protein L21: MYAIVRTGGRQQKVAVGDVIEVDRMSSSKVGDTVELSTVLVVDGDAVTSDPWVLAGVKVQAEVVDHHKGVKIDIQKYKNKTGYKKRIGHRQLHTALKITGIPAPAK, encoded by the coding sequence GTGTACGCGATCGTGCGCACCGGCGGCCGTCAGCAGAAGGTTGCTGTCGGCGACGTCATCGAGGTTGACCGTATGTCCAGCAGCAAGGTCGGCGACACCGTCGAGCTCTCGACCGTGCTCGTGGTCGACGGGGACGCCGTCACCAGCGACCCGTGGGTGCTGGCCGGCGTGAAGGTCCAGGCCGAGGTCGTGGACCACCACAAGGGCGTCAAGATCGACATCCAGAAGTACAAGAACAAGACCGGTTACAAGAAGCGCATCGGTCACCGTCAGCTGCACACCGCGCTGAAGATCACCGGCATCCCCGCCCCGGCGAAGTAA